In Grus americana isolate bGruAme1 chromosome 26, bGruAme1.mat, whole genome shotgun sequence, a single window of DNA contains:
- the LOC129196706 gene encoding actin filament-associated protein 1-like isoform X6, whose amino-acid sequence MIMRCLSPSPGTPQGRAGPVLLFPPGTRTVDATGGRACDCRPASTPSLHGGSKVPGVSPSPPADDSYEDTEPLGPGRGSGGADTDSSHYESYGEDEDGTMDRAHYLQQPLATGPDAEPPGRPEAQLCGFLWRKRWLGQWAKQLFIVREHVLLCFRCAADPQPLLELDLRGCCVAYKAKRGKKMPHALKVTGTAGEVLVIGFQSRQQAEDWRKVIEEVSSDAPSGLAAISVPASPSSRLSRAAGSQLGREEEEDCSQRSPARSPQPGEDAKGGFLAVRLRGRWQRLWCAVRQGALRMFPEPGGTQRPVCALRLEGCEVSPGAAAGSPQRLRIRIAQRGRELALLQTRSDEEREAWLKTLRARGGGEPASDSPHTETPKPGNASSSPAAGGLLLRRVPTPNAYMDDPFGQLPPAEVPKHLYSNVERLQQLQQSLDRAVQGQRKRPLSALPTGACSHTTGSALPSQAASSSALRVRAASPQRAKVSPELQSRDLSRSQRTLTLPERKGARDGLDILIGKRAFPKLEEKVGQLERACRMKGRLKAGSEMNLLAIGKSLKGHIAATASSAGSEQGSFLTPLLKRTASARSALKPSPSPVIVERGKVLQKRKEWEMKSAM is encoded by the exons ATGATCATGCGCTGCCTTTCGCCTTCCCCGGGGACCCcgcagggccgggccggcccgg TCctgctttttcccccaggaaCCAGGACAGTGGATGCAACAGGAGGGAGAGCCTGTGACTGCCGCCCGGCCAGCACCCCGAGTCTGCACGGAGGG AGCAAGGTGCCGGGCGTCTCACCATCCCCACCAGCCGACGACTCCTATGAAGATACCGAACCCCTCGGCCCCGGCAGAGGCTCCG GCGGTGCCGACACCGACAGCAGCCACTACGAGTCGTAtggggaggatgaggatggcACGATGGACCGTGCCCACTACCTGCAGCAGCCGCTGGCCACCGGCCCCGATGCCGagccccccggccgccccgAGGCGCAGCTCTGCGGCTTCCTCTGGAGGAAGCgctggctggggcagtgggCAAAGCAGCTCTTCATCGTCCGGGAGCACGTGCTGCTG TGCTTCAGGTGTGCTGCTGACCCGCAGCCGCTGCTGGAGCTGGACCTGCGGGGCTGCTGCGTCGCCTACAAAGCCAAGCGTGGCAAGAAGATGCCGCACGCCTTGAAGGTGACAGGGACGGCGGGCGAGGTGCTGGTCATCGGCTTCCAGAGCCGGCAGCAGgctgaggactggaggaag GTGATCGAAGAGGTCAGCAGCGATGCCCCGAGTGGGCTGGCAGCCATCAGCGTCCCAGCATCGCCCTCCTCAAGGCTCAGCAGG GCTGCAGGGTCCCAGCtcggcagggaggaggaggaggattgcTCCCAGCGgagccctgcccgcagcccccagcccggAGAGGATGCTAAAGGAG GTTTCCTGGCGGTGCGGCTGCGCGGGCGATGGCAGCGGCTGTGGTGCGCGGTGCGGCAGGGAGCCCTGCGCATGTTCCCCGAGCCGGGTGGCACCCAGCGCCCCGTCTGTGCCCTGCGACTGGAGGGCTGTGAGGTCTCTCCGGGGGCAGCTGCCGGGTCCCCCCAGCGCCTCCGCATCCGCATCGCCCAGCGCGGCCGGGAGCTCGCCCTGCTGCAG ACCCGTTCGGACGAGGAGAGGGAAGCCTGGCTGAAGACCCTGCGggccaggggaggaggggagccgGCGAGTGACAGCCCCCACACCGAGACCCCCAAGCCAGGcaatgccagcagcagccctgctgcggG TGGGCTGCTGCTGCGCCGTGTCCCGACCCCCAATGCTTACATGGACGACCCCTTCGGGCAGCTCCCGCCAGCCGAGGTCCCCAAGCACCTCTACTCCAACGTGGAgcggctgcagcagctg cagcagagcttggaCCGAGCAGTGCAAGGGCAACGCAAGAGACCCCTGTCTGCTCTGCCCACCGGTGCCTGCAGCCATACAACCGGCAGCGCCCTGCCCTCGCAGGCAG CGTCATCATCAGCTCTCCGGGTAAGGGCTGCCAGCCCGCAGCGGGCGAAGGTGAGTCCTGAGCTCCAGAGCAGGGATCTCTCCCGGTCTCAGCGCACCCTGACGCTTCCCGAGAGGAAAGGAGCTCGGGATGGACTGGATATCCTCATCG GGAAGAGAGCCTTTCCcaagctggaggagaaggtggggCAGCTGGAGAGGGCCTGCCGCATGAAGGGCAGGCTGAAAGCCGGCTCTGAGATGAATCTGCTGGCCATCGGCAAGTCGCTGAAGGGCCACATCGCTGCCACCGCCAGCTCGGCTGGCTCCGAg CAGGGCTCGTTCCTCACACCGCTGTTGAAGCGCACCGCGTCAGCGAGGAGCGCCCTGAAGCCATCTCCCTCCCCGGTCATCgtggagaggggaaaagtgctgcagaagagaaag GAGTGGGAGATGAAGTCTGCGATGTGA
- the LOC129196706 gene encoding actin filament-associated protein 1-like 2 isoform X2 codes for MARQRDLDKLLSDLRSFLLILDQESLSAAARAKKKSVADLLSRLQSPPSEDAEYMIMRCLSPSPGTPQGRAGPVLLFPPGTRTVDATGGRACDCRPASTPSLHGGSKVPGVSPSPPADDSYEDTEPLGPGRGSGGADTDSSHYESYGEDEDGTMDRAHYLQQPLATGPDAEPPGRPEAQLCGFLWRKRWLGQWAKQLFIVREHVLLCFRCAADPQPLLELDLRGCCVAYKAKRGKKMPHALKVTGTAGEVLVIGFQSRQQAEDWRKVIEEVSSDAPSGLAAISVPASPSSRLSRAAGSQLGREEEEDCSQRSPARSPQPGEDAKGGFLAVRLRGRWQRLWCAVRQGALRMFPEPGGTQRPVCALRLEGCEVSPGAAAGSPQRLRIRIAQRGRELALLQTRSDEEREAWLKTLRARGGGEPASDSPHTETPKPGNASSSPAAGGLLLRRVPTPNAYMDDPFGQLPPAEVPKHLYSNVERLQQLQQSLDRAVQGQRKRPLSALPTGACSHTTGSALPSQAASSSALRVRAASPQRAKVSPELQSRDLSRSQRTLTLPERKGARDGLDILIGKRAFPKLEEKVGQLERACRMKGRLKAGSEMNLLAIGKSLKGHIAATASSAGSEGSFLTPLLKRTASARSALKPSPSPVIVERGKVLQKRKEWEMKSAM; via the exons ATGGCCCGGCAGAGAG acCTGGACAAGCTGCTGTCGGACCTGCGGTCCTTCCTGCTCATCCTGGACCAGGAAAGCCTCAGTGCCGCGGCTCGGGCCAAGAAGAAATCGGTGGCCGATCTCCTCTCCCGGCTGCAGAGCCCCCCGT CAGAGGATGCAGAGTACATGATCATGCGCTGCCTTTCGCCTTCCCCGGGGACCCcgcagggccgggccggcccgg TCctgctttttcccccaggaaCCAGGACAGTGGATGCAACAGGAGGGAGAGCCTGTGACTGCCGCCCGGCCAGCACCCCGAGTCTGCACGGAGGG AGCAAGGTGCCGGGCGTCTCACCATCCCCACCAGCCGACGACTCCTATGAAGATACCGAACCCCTCGGCCCCGGCAGAGGCTCCG GCGGTGCCGACACCGACAGCAGCCACTACGAGTCGTAtggggaggatgaggatggcACGATGGACCGTGCCCACTACCTGCAGCAGCCGCTGGCCACCGGCCCCGATGCCGagccccccggccgccccgAGGCGCAGCTCTGCGGCTTCCTCTGGAGGAAGCgctggctggggcagtgggCAAAGCAGCTCTTCATCGTCCGGGAGCACGTGCTGCTG TGCTTCAGGTGTGCTGCTGACCCGCAGCCGCTGCTGGAGCTGGACCTGCGGGGCTGCTGCGTCGCCTACAAAGCCAAGCGTGGCAAGAAGATGCCGCACGCCTTGAAGGTGACAGGGACGGCGGGCGAGGTGCTGGTCATCGGCTTCCAGAGCCGGCAGCAGgctgaggactggaggaag GTGATCGAAGAGGTCAGCAGCGATGCCCCGAGTGGGCTGGCAGCCATCAGCGTCCCAGCATCGCCCTCCTCAAGGCTCAGCAGG GCTGCAGGGTCCCAGCtcggcagggaggaggaggaggattgcTCCCAGCGgagccctgcccgcagcccccagcccggAGAGGATGCTAAAGGAG GTTTCCTGGCGGTGCGGCTGCGCGGGCGATGGCAGCGGCTGTGGTGCGCGGTGCGGCAGGGAGCCCTGCGCATGTTCCCCGAGCCGGGTGGCACCCAGCGCCCCGTCTGTGCCCTGCGACTGGAGGGCTGTGAGGTCTCTCCGGGGGCAGCTGCCGGGTCCCCCCAGCGCCTCCGCATCCGCATCGCCCAGCGCGGCCGGGAGCTCGCCCTGCTGCAG ACCCGTTCGGACGAGGAGAGGGAAGCCTGGCTGAAGACCCTGCGggccaggggaggaggggagccgGCGAGTGACAGCCCCCACACCGAGACCCCCAAGCCAGGcaatgccagcagcagccctgctgcggG TGGGCTGCTGCTGCGCCGTGTCCCGACCCCCAATGCTTACATGGACGACCCCTTCGGGCAGCTCCCGCCAGCCGAGGTCCCCAAGCACCTCTACTCCAACGTGGAgcggctgcagcagctg cagcagagcttggaCCGAGCAGTGCAAGGGCAACGCAAGAGACCCCTGTCTGCTCTGCCCACCGGTGCCTGCAGCCATACAACCGGCAGCGCCCTGCCCTCGCAGGCAG CGTCATCATCAGCTCTCCGGGTAAGGGCTGCCAGCCCGCAGCGGGCGAAGGTGAGTCCTGAGCTCCAGAGCAGGGATCTCTCCCGGTCTCAGCGCACCCTGACGCTTCCCGAGAGGAAAGGAGCTCGGGATGGACTGGATATCCTCATCG GGAAGAGAGCCTTTCCcaagctggaggagaaggtggggCAGCTGGAGAGGGCCTGCCGCATGAAGGGCAGGCTGAAAGCCGGCTCTGAGATGAATCTGCTGGCCATCGGCAAGTCGCTGAAGGGCCACATCGCTGCCACCGCCAGCTCGGCTGGCTCCGAg GGCTCGTTCCTCACACCGCTGTTGAAGCGCACCGCGTCAGCGAGGAGCGCCCTGAAGCCATCTCCCTCCCCGGTCATCgtggagaggggaaaagtgctgcagaagagaaag GAGTGGGAGATGAAGTCTGCGATGTGA
- the LOC129196706 gene encoding actin filament-associated protein 1-like 2 isoform X8 translates to MARQRDLDKLLSDLRSFLLILDQESLSAAARAKKKSVADLLSRLQSPPSEDAEYMIMRCLSPSPGTPQGRAGPGTRTVDATGGRACDCRPASTPSLHGGSKVPGVSPSPPADDSYEDTEPLGPGRGSGGADTDSSHYESYGEDEDGTMDRAHYLQQPLATGPDAEPPGRPEAQLCGFLWRKRWLGQWAKQLFIVREHVLLCFRCAADPQPLLELDLRGCCVAYKAKRGKKMPHALKVTGTAGEVLVIGFQSRQQAEDWRKVIEEVSSDAPSGLAAISVPASPSSRLSRAAGSQLGREEEEDCSQRSPARSPQPGEDAKGGFLAVRLRGRWQRLWCAVRQGALRMFPEPGGTQRPVCALRLEGCEVSPGAAAGSPQRLRIRIAQRGRELALLQTRSDEEREAWLKTLRARGGGEPASDSPHTETPKPGNASSSPAAGGLLLRRVPTPNAYMDDPFGQLPPAEVPKHLYSNVERLQQLQQSLDRAVQGQRKRPLSALPTGACSHTTGSALPSQAASSSALRVRAASPQRAKVSPELQSRDLSRSQRTLTLPERKGARDGLDILIGKRAFPKLEEKVGQLERACRMKGRLKAGSEMNLLAIGKSLKGHIAATASSAGSEGSFLTPLLKRTASARSALKPSPSPVIVERGKVLQKRKEWEMKSAM, encoded by the exons ATGGCCCGGCAGAGAG acCTGGACAAGCTGCTGTCGGACCTGCGGTCCTTCCTGCTCATCCTGGACCAGGAAAGCCTCAGTGCCGCGGCTCGGGCCAAGAAGAAATCGGTGGCCGATCTCCTCTCCCGGCTGCAGAGCCCCCCGT CAGAGGATGCAGAGTACATGATCATGCGCTGCCTTTCGCCTTCCCCGGGGACCCcgcagggccgggccggcccgg gaaCCAGGACAGTGGATGCAACAGGAGGGAGAGCCTGTGACTGCCGCCCGGCCAGCACCCCGAGTCTGCACGGAGGG AGCAAGGTGCCGGGCGTCTCACCATCCCCACCAGCCGACGACTCCTATGAAGATACCGAACCCCTCGGCCCCGGCAGAGGCTCCG GCGGTGCCGACACCGACAGCAGCCACTACGAGTCGTAtggggaggatgaggatggcACGATGGACCGTGCCCACTACCTGCAGCAGCCGCTGGCCACCGGCCCCGATGCCGagccccccggccgccccgAGGCGCAGCTCTGCGGCTTCCTCTGGAGGAAGCgctggctggggcagtgggCAAAGCAGCTCTTCATCGTCCGGGAGCACGTGCTGCTG TGCTTCAGGTGTGCTGCTGACCCGCAGCCGCTGCTGGAGCTGGACCTGCGGGGCTGCTGCGTCGCCTACAAAGCCAAGCGTGGCAAGAAGATGCCGCACGCCTTGAAGGTGACAGGGACGGCGGGCGAGGTGCTGGTCATCGGCTTCCAGAGCCGGCAGCAGgctgaggactggaggaag GTGATCGAAGAGGTCAGCAGCGATGCCCCGAGTGGGCTGGCAGCCATCAGCGTCCCAGCATCGCCCTCCTCAAGGCTCAGCAGG GCTGCAGGGTCCCAGCtcggcagggaggaggaggaggattgcTCCCAGCGgagccctgcccgcagcccccagcccggAGAGGATGCTAAAGGAG GTTTCCTGGCGGTGCGGCTGCGCGGGCGATGGCAGCGGCTGTGGTGCGCGGTGCGGCAGGGAGCCCTGCGCATGTTCCCCGAGCCGGGTGGCACCCAGCGCCCCGTCTGTGCCCTGCGACTGGAGGGCTGTGAGGTCTCTCCGGGGGCAGCTGCCGGGTCCCCCCAGCGCCTCCGCATCCGCATCGCCCAGCGCGGCCGGGAGCTCGCCCTGCTGCAG ACCCGTTCGGACGAGGAGAGGGAAGCCTGGCTGAAGACCCTGCGggccaggggaggaggggagccgGCGAGTGACAGCCCCCACACCGAGACCCCCAAGCCAGGcaatgccagcagcagccctgctgcggG TGGGCTGCTGCTGCGCCGTGTCCCGACCCCCAATGCTTACATGGACGACCCCTTCGGGCAGCTCCCGCCAGCCGAGGTCCCCAAGCACCTCTACTCCAACGTGGAgcggctgcagcagctg cagcagagcttggaCCGAGCAGTGCAAGGGCAACGCAAGAGACCCCTGTCTGCTCTGCCCACCGGTGCCTGCAGCCATACAACCGGCAGCGCCCTGCCCTCGCAGGCAG CGTCATCATCAGCTCTCCGGGTAAGGGCTGCCAGCCCGCAGCGGGCGAAGGTGAGTCCTGAGCTCCAGAGCAGGGATCTCTCCCGGTCTCAGCGCACCCTGACGCTTCCCGAGAGGAAAGGAGCTCGGGATGGACTGGATATCCTCATCG GGAAGAGAGCCTTTCCcaagctggaggagaaggtggggCAGCTGGAGAGGGCCTGCCGCATGAAGGGCAGGCTGAAAGCCGGCTCTGAGATGAATCTGCTGGCCATCGGCAAGTCGCTGAAGGGCCACATCGCTGCCACCGCCAGCTCGGCTGGCTCCGAg GGCTCGTTCCTCACACCGCTGTTGAAGCGCACCGCGTCAGCGAGGAGCGCCCTGAAGCCATCTCCCTCCCCGGTCATCgtggagaggggaaaagtgctgcagaagagaaag GAGTGGGAGATGAAGTCTGCGATGTGA
- the LOC129196706 gene encoding actin filament-associated protein 1-like isoform X7, with protein MIMRCLSPSPGTPQGRAGPGTRTVDATGGRACDCRPASTPSLHGGSKVPGVSPSPPADDSYEDTEPLGPGRGSGGADTDSSHYESYGEDEDGTMDRAHYLQQPLATGPDAEPPGRPEAQLCGFLWRKRWLGQWAKQLFIVREHVLLCFRCAADPQPLLELDLRGCCVAYKAKRGKKMPHALKVTGTAGEVLVIGFQSRQQAEDWRKVIEEVSSDAPSGLAAISVPASPSSRLSRAAGSQLGREEEEDCSQRSPARSPQPGEDAKGGFLAVRLRGRWQRLWCAVRQGALRMFPEPGGTQRPVCALRLEGCEVSPGAAAGSPQRLRIRIAQRGRELALLQTRSDEEREAWLKTLRARGGGEPASDSPHTETPKPGNASSSPAAGGLLLRRVPTPNAYMDDPFGQLPPAEVPKHLYSNVERLQQLQQSLDRAVQGQRKRPLSALPTGACSHTTGSALPSQAASSSALRVRAASPQRAKVSPELQSRDLSRSQRTLTLPERKGARDGLDILIGKRAFPKLEEKVGQLERACRMKGRLKAGSEMNLLAIGKSLKGHIAATASSAGSEQGSFLTPLLKRTASARSALKPSPSPVIVERGKVLQKRKEWEMKSAM; from the exons ATGATCATGCGCTGCCTTTCGCCTTCCCCGGGGACCCcgcagggccgggccggcccgg gaaCCAGGACAGTGGATGCAACAGGAGGGAGAGCCTGTGACTGCCGCCCGGCCAGCACCCCGAGTCTGCACGGAGGG AGCAAGGTGCCGGGCGTCTCACCATCCCCACCAGCCGACGACTCCTATGAAGATACCGAACCCCTCGGCCCCGGCAGAGGCTCCG GCGGTGCCGACACCGACAGCAGCCACTACGAGTCGTAtggggaggatgaggatggcACGATGGACCGTGCCCACTACCTGCAGCAGCCGCTGGCCACCGGCCCCGATGCCGagccccccggccgccccgAGGCGCAGCTCTGCGGCTTCCTCTGGAGGAAGCgctggctggggcagtgggCAAAGCAGCTCTTCATCGTCCGGGAGCACGTGCTGCTG TGCTTCAGGTGTGCTGCTGACCCGCAGCCGCTGCTGGAGCTGGACCTGCGGGGCTGCTGCGTCGCCTACAAAGCCAAGCGTGGCAAGAAGATGCCGCACGCCTTGAAGGTGACAGGGACGGCGGGCGAGGTGCTGGTCATCGGCTTCCAGAGCCGGCAGCAGgctgaggactggaggaag GTGATCGAAGAGGTCAGCAGCGATGCCCCGAGTGGGCTGGCAGCCATCAGCGTCCCAGCATCGCCCTCCTCAAGGCTCAGCAGG GCTGCAGGGTCCCAGCtcggcagggaggaggaggaggattgcTCCCAGCGgagccctgcccgcagcccccagcccggAGAGGATGCTAAAGGAG GTTTCCTGGCGGTGCGGCTGCGCGGGCGATGGCAGCGGCTGTGGTGCGCGGTGCGGCAGGGAGCCCTGCGCATGTTCCCCGAGCCGGGTGGCACCCAGCGCCCCGTCTGTGCCCTGCGACTGGAGGGCTGTGAGGTCTCTCCGGGGGCAGCTGCCGGGTCCCCCCAGCGCCTCCGCATCCGCATCGCCCAGCGCGGCCGGGAGCTCGCCCTGCTGCAG ACCCGTTCGGACGAGGAGAGGGAAGCCTGGCTGAAGACCCTGCGggccaggggaggaggggagccgGCGAGTGACAGCCCCCACACCGAGACCCCCAAGCCAGGcaatgccagcagcagccctgctgcggG TGGGCTGCTGCTGCGCCGTGTCCCGACCCCCAATGCTTACATGGACGACCCCTTCGGGCAGCTCCCGCCAGCCGAGGTCCCCAAGCACCTCTACTCCAACGTGGAgcggctgcagcagctg cagcagagcttggaCCGAGCAGTGCAAGGGCAACGCAAGAGACCCCTGTCTGCTCTGCCCACCGGTGCCTGCAGCCATACAACCGGCAGCGCCCTGCCCTCGCAGGCAG CGTCATCATCAGCTCTCCGGGTAAGGGCTGCCAGCCCGCAGCGGGCGAAGGTGAGTCCTGAGCTCCAGAGCAGGGATCTCTCCCGGTCTCAGCGCACCCTGACGCTTCCCGAGAGGAAAGGAGCTCGGGATGGACTGGATATCCTCATCG GGAAGAGAGCCTTTCCcaagctggaggagaaggtggggCAGCTGGAGAGGGCCTGCCGCATGAAGGGCAGGCTGAAAGCCGGCTCTGAGATGAATCTGCTGGCCATCGGCAAGTCGCTGAAGGGCCACATCGCTGCCACCGCCAGCTCGGCTGGCTCCGAg CAGGGCTCGTTCCTCACACCGCTGTTGAAGCGCACCGCGTCAGCGAGGAGCGCCCTGAAGCCATCTCCCTCCCCGGTCATCgtggagaggggaaaagtgctgcagaagagaaag GAGTGGGAGATGAAGTCTGCGATGTGA
- the LOC129196706 gene encoding actin filament-associated protein 1-like 2 isoform X1 has product MARQRDLDKLLSDLRSFLLILDQESLSAAARAKKKSVADLLSRLQSPPSEDAEYMIMRCLSPSPGTPQGRAGPVLLFPPGTRTVDATGGRACDCRPASTPSLHGGSKVPGVSPSPPADDSYEDTEPLGPGRGSGGADTDSSHYESYGEDEDGTMDRAHYLQQPLATGPDAEPPGRPEAQLCGFLWRKRWLGQWAKQLFIVREHVLLCFRCAADPQPLLELDLRGCCVAYKAKRGKKMPHALKVTGTAGEVLVIGFQSRQQAEDWRKVIEEVSSDAPSGLAAISVPASPSSRLSRAAGSQLGREEEEDCSQRSPARSPQPGEDAKGGFLAVRLRGRWQRLWCAVRQGALRMFPEPGGTQRPVCALRLEGCEVSPGAAAGSPQRLRIRIAQRGRELALLQTRSDEEREAWLKTLRARGGGEPASDSPHTETPKPGNASSSPAAGGLLLRRVPTPNAYMDDPFGQLPPAEVPKHLYSNVERLQQLQQSLDRAVQGQRKRPLSALPTGACSHTTGSALPSQAASSSALRVRAASPQRAKVSPELQSRDLSRSQRTLTLPERKGARDGLDILIGKRAFPKLEEKVGQLERACRMKGRLKAGSEMNLLAIGKSLKGHIAATASSAGSEQGSFLTPLLKRTASARSALKPSPSPVIVERGKVLQKRKEWEMKSAM; this is encoded by the exons ATGGCCCGGCAGAGAG acCTGGACAAGCTGCTGTCGGACCTGCGGTCCTTCCTGCTCATCCTGGACCAGGAAAGCCTCAGTGCCGCGGCTCGGGCCAAGAAGAAATCGGTGGCCGATCTCCTCTCCCGGCTGCAGAGCCCCCCGT CAGAGGATGCAGAGTACATGATCATGCGCTGCCTTTCGCCTTCCCCGGGGACCCcgcagggccgggccggcccgg TCctgctttttcccccaggaaCCAGGACAGTGGATGCAACAGGAGGGAGAGCCTGTGACTGCCGCCCGGCCAGCACCCCGAGTCTGCACGGAGGG AGCAAGGTGCCGGGCGTCTCACCATCCCCACCAGCCGACGACTCCTATGAAGATACCGAACCCCTCGGCCCCGGCAGAGGCTCCG GCGGTGCCGACACCGACAGCAGCCACTACGAGTCGTAtggggaggatgaggatggcACGATGGACCGTGCCCACTACCTGCAGCAGCCGCTGGCCACCGGCCCCGATGCCGagccccccggccgccccgAGGCGCAGCTCTGCGGCTTCCTCTGGAGGAAGCgctggctggggcagtgggCAAAGCAGCTCTTCATCGTCCGGGAGCACGTGCTGCTG TGCTTCAGGTGTGCTGCTGACCCGCAGCCGCTGCTGGAGCTGGACCTGCGGGGCTGCTGCGTCGCCTACAAAGCCAAGCGTGGCAAGAAGATGCCGCACGCCTTGAAGGTGACAGGGACGGCGGGCGAGGTGCTGGTCATCGGCTTCCAGAGCCGGCAGCAGgctgaggactggaggaag GTGATCGAAGAGGTCAGCAGCGATGCCCCGAGTGGGCTGGCAGCCATCAGCGTCCCAGCATCGCCCTCCTCAAGGCTCAGCAGG GCTGCAGGGTCCCAGCtcggcagggaggaggaggaggattgcTCCCAGCGgagccctgcccgcagcccccagcccggAGAGGATGCTAAAGGAG GTTTCCTGGCGGTGCGGCTGCGCGGGCGATGGCAGCGGCTGTGGTGCGCGGTGCGGCAGGGAGCCCTGCGCATGTTCCCCGAGCCGGGTGGCACCCAGCGCCCCGTCTGTGCCCTGCGACTGGAGGGCTGTGAGGTCTCTCCGGGGGCAGCTGCCGGGTCCCCCCAGCGCCTCCGCATCCGCATCGCCCAGCGCGGCCGGGAGCTCGCCCTGCTGCAG ACCCGTTCGGACGAGGAGAGGGAAGCCTGGCTGAAGACCCTGCGggccaggggaggaggggagccgGCGAGTGACAGCCCCCACACCGAGACCCCCAAGCCAGGcaatgccagcagcagccctgctgcggG TGGGCTGCTGCTGCGCCGTGTCCCGACCCCCAATGCTTACATGGACGACCCCTTCGGGCAGCTCCCGCCAGCCGAGGTCCCCAAGCACCTCTACTCCAACGTGGAgcggctgcagcagctg cagcagagcttggaCCGAGCAGTGCAAGGGCAACGCAAGAGACCCCTGTCTGCTCTGCCCACCGGTGCCTGCAGCCATACAACCGGCAGCGCCCTGCCCTCGCAGGCAG CGTCATCATCAGCTCTCCGGGTAAGGGCTGCCAGCCCGCAGCGGGCGAAGGTGAGTCCTGAGCTCCAGAGCAGGGATCTCTCCCGGTCTCAGCGCACCCTGACGCTTCCCGAGAGGAAAGGAGCTCGGGATGGACTGGATATCCTCATCG GGAAGAGAGCCTTTCCcaagctggaggagaaggtggggCAGCTGGAGAGGGCCTGCCGCATGAAGGGCAGGCTGAAAGCCGGCTCTGAGATGAATCTGCTGGCCATCGGCAAGTCGCTGAAGGGCCACATCGCTGCCACCGCCAGCTCGGCTGGCTCCGAg CAGGGCTCGTTCCTCACACCGCTGTTGAAGCGCACCGCGTCAGCGAGGAGCGCCCTGAAGCCATCTCCCTCCCCGGTCATCgtggagaggggaaaagtgctgcagaagagaaag GAGTGGGAGATGAAGTCTGCGATGTGA